Proteins found in one Fusobacterium varium genomic segment:
- the ruvX gene encoding Holliday junction resolvase RuvX produces MYKKYIALDIGDVRIGVAKSDILGIVATPLEVINRKKVKSVQRIKELCEQENTKSLVVGIPKSLDGTEKRQAEKVREYIEKLKKNIEGLEIYEVDERLTTVSADRMLNEANKKGALEKRKVVDKIAAAIILQTFLDRKK; encoded by the coding sequence ATGTATAAAAAATATATTGCCTTAGATATAGGGGATGTAAGGATAGGAGTAGCAAAATCTGATATTCTAGGGATAGTTGCTACTCCCCTAGAAGTAATAAATAGAAAAAAAGTTAAGTCTGTCCAAAGGATAAAGGAGTTATGTGAACAAGAGAATACAAAATCTTTAGTAGTTGGGATTCCTAAAAGTTTAGATGGAACAGAGAAACGTCAAGCTGAAAAGGTTAGAGAGTATATAGAAAAACTTAAAAAGAATATTGAAGGTTTGGAAATATATGAGGTAGATGAGAGATTGACAACTGTATCAGCAGATAGAATGTTAAATGAGGCTAATAAAAAAGGGGCTTTAGAAAAGAGAAAAGTAGTTGATAAAATAGCAGCAGCAATTATTTTACAAACTTTTTTAGATAGAAAAAAATAG
- the secD gene encoding protein translocase subunit SecD, translated as MGSKLLMRLSLVIVVVIGAIWLSFFKSTKLGLDLKGGVYVVLEAVPEEGVTIDDSAMNRLIEVLDRRINGLGVAESLVQKAGNNRVIIELPGISNTEDAINMIGKTALLEFKIENPDGTLGETLLTGGALKKADVTHDNLGRPQIQFEMNQEGAIKFAEITRNNIGRKLAITLDGKVQTAPMINSEIPSGNGVITGNYTLEEAKATATLLNAGALPVKAEVVETRTVGASLGDESIAQSKQAAMFAMALIGIFMLIFYRLPGIVADIALIIFGLITFGSLNFIDATLTLPGIAGLILSAGMAVDANVIIFERIKEELKLGNTIRNAIDAGFSKGFVAIFDSNLTTLIITTILFTFGTGPVKGFAVTLTIGTLASMFTAITITKILLVTFVTIFKLNKPELFGVRRKI; from the coding sequence ATGGGATCAAAATTACTGATGAGATTATCCCTTGTTATAGTTGTAGTGATAGGAGCTATATGGCTTAGCTTTTTTAAATCAACTAAACTAGGACTAGATCTAAAAGGTGGAGTATATGTAGTTCTTGAAGCTGTTCCAGAAGAAGGAGTAACGATTGATGACTCTGCTATGAATAGGTTGATAGAGGTATTAGACAGAAGAATAAACGGGCTTGGGGTAGCTGAATCATTAGTTCAAAAAGCTGGAAATAATAGAGTTATTATTGAACTTCCAGGAATAAGTAACACTGAAGATGCTATTAACATGATAGGAAAAACAGCACTTCTTGAATTTAAAATTGAAAATCCAGATGGAACTTTAGGGGAAACACTATTAACAGGTGGAGCATTGAAAAAAGCAGATGTAACACATGATAACTTAGGAAGACCTCAAATTCAATTTGAAATGAACCAAGAGGGAGCAATAAAATTTGCTGAAATTACAAGAAATAATATAGGAAGAAAATTAGCAATTACACTAGATGGAAAAGTTCAAACTGCTCCTATGATCAACTCTGAAATTCCTAGCGGAAATGGAGTTATTACAGGAAACTATACTTTAGAAGAGGCTAAGGCAACAGCAACTCTTTTAAATGCAGGAGCTTTACCAGTAAAAGCTGAAGTTGTAGAAACTAGAACAGTAGGGGCATCACTTGGAGATGAATCAATAGCTCAAAGTAAACAAGCAGCTATGTTTGCTATGGCTTTAATTGGTATATTTATGCTTATATTCTACAGACTTCCAGGAATAGTAGCAGATATAGCACTTATTATATTTGGACTTATAACTTTTGGATCTTTAAACTTCATAGATGCAACATTGACACTTCCAGGTATAGCAGGGCTTATTTTATCAGCAGGAATGGCAGTAGATGCTAACGTTATTATATTTGAGAGAATAAAAGAGGAATTAAAATTAGGTAATACAATTCGTAATGCAATAGATGCAGGATTTAGTAAAGGATTTGTAGCAATATTTGACTCTAACTTAACAACACTGATAATAACAACTATCTTATTTACTTTTGGAACTGGACCAGTAAAAGGGTTTGCAGTAACATTGACAATAGGTACATTGGCATCAATGTTTACAGCTATTACAATCACTAAAATATTATTAGTTACATTTGTAACTATATTTAAACTAAATAAACCAGAACTATTTGGAGTTAGGAGGAAAATATAA
- the secF gene encoding protein translocase subunit SecF: MQIEIIKNSKKFLGISAVFLIISLVVFFAKGLNYGIDFSGGNLFQLKFEKSITLNQINSNLDEIAKTIHQVNPNSRKVQISEDNTVIIRTPELKESQKTEVLNNLKKIGNFEINKEEKVGASVGEELKTSAILALSIGAVLIILYITFRFEFTFAVAAVAALFHDLIIAIGVIALLGYEIDTPFIAAILTILGYSINDTIVVFDRIRENMKRKNRGTFEQCLDKSVNQVMIRSLNTSVTTLFAIIAILVFGGDSLKTFIMTLLIGILAGTYSSVFIATPLVYILDKNKKGPNKGFNSFKEETKKENEEKILV; this comes from the coding sequence ATGCAAATAGAAATTATAAAAAACAGTAAGAAATTTTTAGGTATTTCAGCAGTTTTCCTAATAATCTCTCTAGTAGTTTTCTTTGCTAAAGGATTAAATTATGGAATTGACTTCTCTGGAGGAAACCTATTTCAATTAAAATTTGAGAAAAGTATAACTTTAAATCAAATTAATAGTAACTTAGATGAGATAGCTAAAACAATACATCAAGTTAATCCTAATAGTAGAAAAGTTCAAATTTCAGAAGACAATACAGTTATTATAAGAACTCCTGAATTAAAAGAAAGCCAAAAAACAGAAGTACTTAACAATTTGAAAAAAATAGGAAACTTTGAAATCAATAAAGAGGAAAAAGTAGGAGCAAGTGTAGGAGAAGAATTAAAAACATCTGCAATTTTAGCTTTAAGTATAGGAGCAGTTTTAATAATTCTATATATAACATTTAGATTTGAATTTACATTTGCTGTTGCAGCAGTAGCAGCTCTATTCCATGACTTAATAATAGCAATTGGAGTTATAGCACTTTTAGGTTATGAAATAGATACTCCGTTTATAGCTGCAATACTTACAATTCTTGGATATTCAATTAACGATACAATAGTAGTTTTTGATAGAATAAGAGAAAATATGAAACGTAAAAATAGAGGAACTTTTGAGCAATGTTTAGATAAGAGTGTTAATCAAGTTATGATAAGATCTTTAAATACATCAGTAACAACTTTATTTGCTATTATAGCAATTCTTGTTTTTGGTGGAGACAGCTTAAAAACATTTATTATGACTCTATTAATAGGAATTTTAGCTGGAACATACAGTTCAGTATTTATTGCAACTCCTTTAGTTTATATTCTTGATAAAAATAAAAAAGGACCAAATAAAGGGTTTAATAGTTTTAAAGAAGAAACAAAAAAGGAAAATGAAGAGAAAATATTAGTCTAA